The following proteins are encoded in a genomic region of Haemorhous mexicanus isolate bHaeMex1 chromosome 11, bHaeMex1.pri, whole genome shotgun sequence:
- the IRAK2 gene encoding interleukin-1 receptor-associated kinase-like 2 isoform X1, whose product MGCLSRCPAERPSTLLCLQPLSRATRAPGAAAGGALGDAALPGSAPDRRTSRWAEPPAVRNARENVSRFRHVELVIRQPAWSNDQSWKGKSDLHLGPGPDVSRSRKQRSEPAGDRCLGRGLFPRQRPRLPGCDRLRGQPPEKRSLWGNRGEAGELPVPRSVPGAQHALLMAAAGTKGCPDRDRDRDRAAMALQQPPLAPRAGPAPALYIHSMPAWVLEDFCQKMDCLSDYDWMRFASYVITDQTELRKIKCMEKTGISITRELMWWWGVRLATVQQLLDLLQGLQLYRAAQVILDWTSASSVTSPEKEEPEPGKQIISVPPTEGKRRDKENAISLLPSPGSSHLGAVPSGISGVVSEGALYSLPAPPPPPRDLLNSLQSNPPVLSSVKPCSSSTPQQETMADLPSGSLLWTQKEIANATNSFSDKNRICEGTFADVYKGQRNNMVFVIKRLKELECTSPDSTQRFFHTEVQICFRCCHINILQLLGFSVETGSHCLIYPYLPNGSLQNKLQCHDDSAPLTWEMRISISLGVVRAVEYLHNFGILHGNIKSSNVLLDENFTPKLGHSGLRLHSSDKKSEYAVMKTKVLQASLTYLPEDFVRHGQLTEKVDIFSCGVVLAEILTGIKALDEDRHPIYLKDMIADEIQTAKESSDSKVKNLEKLAAKEICCKYLDRKAGHLLEEVAVDFASAICLCLRKKNSNIVEVREIMEMAENKLKEHYICGSSTSGFSMNTPEETDDETASVSMDVLSAVGNKEESTQAAVVSSGSPCAPSVGAVPPDTYMSRVPCESDESSCFIWNPPEKPTEELPSHKCTNSEKVAGCDDRVTQGKPAQGLQERSLACARGDGILETAAAAQGTCPQGNTELDSSCAPQALARETSWKIQINDQKKKLMENILLYEEDKLNSSELFES is encoded by the exons ATGGGATGCCTGTCTCGCTGCCCAGCGGAACGGCCCAGCACGCTGCTGTGTTTACAGCCGCTCTCCAGGGCCACCCGGGCTCCCGGAGCAGCCGCGGGCGGAGCGCTCGGGGACGCGGCTCTGCCGGGCTCCGCTCCGGACCGGCGCACATCCCGCTGGGCCGAGCCGCCGGCTGTGCGCAACGCCCGGGAAAACGTCTCTCGCTTCCGGCACGTGGAACTCGTAATTAGGCAACCGGCCTGGAGCAATGACCAGTcctggaaaggaaaatctgaTTTGCATCTGGGGCCGGGGCCTGACGTCAGCCGGAGCAGGAAGCAGCGCTCGGAGCCTGCCGGGGATCGCTGCCTGGGTCGCGGGCTCTTTCCGCGGCAGCGACCCCGCCTGCCGGGCTGCGACAGGCTGCGAGGGCAGCCCCCGGAGAAGAGAAGTCTCTGGGGGAACAGAGGAGAGGCCGGAGAGCTGCCCGTGCCGCGGTCCGTGCCCGGCGCGCAGCATGCGCTGCTGATGGCCGCGGCGGGGACCAAGGGCTGTccggaccgggaccgggaccgggaccgcgCGGCcatggccctgcagcagccGCCCCTCGCCCCCcgggcgggcccggccccggcgctcTACATCCACAGCATGCCCGCCTGGGTGCTGGAGGACTTCTGCCAGAAGATGGACTGCCTGAGCGACTACGACTGGATGCGATTCG CCTCCTATGTGATCACTGATCAAACAGAGCTACGGAAAATCAAGTGCATGGAGAAGACAGGGATCAGCATCACAAGGGAGCTCATGTGGTGGTGGGGAGTGAGGCTGGCAacagtgcagcagctcctggaccTGCTGCAAGGGCTGCAGCTTTACCGAGCGGCTCAGGTCATCCTGGACT GGACATCAGCCTCTAGCGTCACCAGCCCTGAGAAAGAAGAGCCAGAGCCAGGCAAACAGATAATATCCGTACCTCCCACAGAAGGCAAAAGGAGAGACAAAGAAAATGCCATAAGTCTGTTGCCATCCCCAGGCTCCTCACACCTGGGAGCAGTCCCATCAGGCA TTTCAGGTGTTGTTTCTGAAGGAGCCTTAtactccctccctgctccaccacctcccccGAGAGACCTTTTGAATTCCCTACAGTCCAATCCTCCTGTTCTATCAAGTGTGAAG CCCTGCAGCTCTTCTACTCCTCAGCAGGAGACGATGGCTGATCTCCCTAGCGGGAGTCTCCTGTGGACCCAGAAGGAAATTGCTAATGCCACCAACAGTTTCAGTGACAAGAACAGAATCTGTGAAGGTACTTTTGCAGATGTCTACAAAGGTCAGAGGAACAACATGGTGTTTGTCATCAAAAGACTCAAAGAG ctggAATGCACAAGCCCAGATTCCACCCAGAGGTTCTTTCATACAGAAGTGCAGATTTGCTTTCG GTGTTGTCACATAAAcattctgcagctgctggggttcTCGGTGGAAACTGGATCGCACTGTCTGATATATCCATACTTGCCCAATGGCTCCCTGCAAAACAAGCTTCAGTGCCAC GATGATTCTGCTCCACTAACCTGGGAGATGCGAATTAGCATTTCTTTAGGAGTTGTCAGAGCAGTGGAGTATTTGCATAATTTTGGAATTCTTCATGGGAATATCAAGAG CTCAAATGTCTTGTTGGATGAAAACTTTACACCAAAGCTTGGGCATTCTGGACTGCGGCTGCATTCTTCTgataaaaaatcagaatatgCCGTGATGAAAACCAAAGTCCTACAGGCTTCTCTTACTTACTTGCCAGAAGATTTTGTCAGACATGGGCAGTTAACAGAAAAAGTGGATATATTCAGCTGTGGTGTG GTCTTAGCAGAGATACTGACTGGGATTAAGGCACTGGATGAAGACAGACACCCGATTTACCTG AAAGATATGATTGCCGATGAAAttcaaacagcaaaagaaagctcAGACTCCAAAgtaaaaaatttggaaaaactGGCTGCCAAGGAAATCTGCTGCAAATACCTAGACAGAAAAGCAGGACACTTGCTGGAAGAGGTGGCTGTTGATTTTGCATCAGCCATCTGCCTTTGCCTGAGAAAGAAGAATTCAAACATAGTAGag GTACGTGAAATTATGGAAATggctgaaaacaaattaaaagagCATTACATCTGTGGAAGCAGCACTTCTGGATTCTCCATGAACACTCCAGAAGAAACTGATGATGAGACAGCCAGTGTGAGCATGGATGTGCTTTCTGCAGTGGGGAATAAAGAGGAGAGCACCCAGGCAGCAGTCGTGAGCAGTGGCAGCCCCTGCGCGCCTTCCGTGGGAGCTGTGCCACCCGACACCTACATGTCTCGGGTCCCTTGTGAATCAGATGAGTCCAGCTGTTTCATATGGAATCCTCCAGAAAAACCCACCGAGGAGTTACCTAGCCACAAGTGTACCAATTCAGAAAAAGTGGCAGGCTGTGATGACAGGGTCACGCAGGGAAAGCCtgcccagggactgcaggagaGAAGCCTGGCATGCGCCAGAGGCGATGGCATCCTGgagacagcagctgctgcacagggcaccTGTCCGCAGGGAAACACAGAGCTGGACTCTTCATGTGCTCCACAAG cctTAGCCAGAGAGACATCTTGGAAAATACAGATAAATGATCAAAAAAAGAAGctcatggaaaatattttgctgtatGAAGAGGACAAATTAAACAGTTCTGAACTATTTGAATCATAA
- the IRAK2 gene encoding interleukin-1 receptor-associated kinase-like 2 isoform X2: MGCLSRCPAERPSTLLCLQPLSRATRAPGAAAGGALGDAALPGSAPDRRTSRWAEPPAVRNARENVSRFRHVELVIRQPAWSNDQSWKGKSDLHLGPGPDVSRSRKQRSEPAGDRCLGRGLFPRQRPRLPGCDRLRGQPPEKRSLWGNRGEAGELPVPRSVPGAQHALLMAAAGTKGCPDRDRDRDRAAMALQQPPLAPRAGPAPALYIHSMPAWVLEDFCQKMDCLSDYDWMRFASYVITDQTELRKIKCMEKTGISITRELMWWWGVRLATVQQLLDLLQGLQLYRAAQVILDWTSASSVTSPEKEEPEPGKQIISVPPTEGKRRDKENAISLLPSPGSSHLGAVPSGISGVVSEGALYSLPAPPPPPRDLLNSLQSNPPVLSSVKQETMADLPSGSLLWTQKEIANATNSFSDKNRICEGTFADVYKGQRNNMVFVIKRLKELECTSPDSTQRFFHTEVQICFRCCHINILQLLGFSVETGSHCLIYPYLPNGSLQNKLQCHDDSAPLTWEMRISISLGVVRAVEYLHNFGILHGNIKSSNVLLDENFTPKLGHSGLRLHSSDKKSEYAVMKTKVLQASLTYLPEDFVRHGQLTEKVDIFSCGVVLAEILTGIKALDEDRHPIYLKDMIADEIQTAKESSDSKVKNLEKLAAKEICCKYLDRKAGHLLEEVAVDFASAICLCLRKKNSNIVEVREIMEMAENKLKEHYICGSSTSGFSMNTPEETDDETASVSMDVLSAVGNKEESTQAAVVSSGSPCAPSVGAVPPDTYMSRVPCESDESSCFIWNPPEKPTEELPSHKCTNSEKVAGCDDRVTQGKPAQGLQERSLACARGDGILETAAAAQGTCPQGNTELDSSCAPQALARETSWKIQINDQKKKLMENILLYEEDKLNSSELFES; the protein is encoded by the exons ATGGGATGCCTGTCTCGCTGCCCAGCGGAACGGCCCAGCACGCTGCTGTGTTTACAGCCGCTCTCCAGGGCCACCCGGGCTCCCGGAGCAGCCGCGGGCGGAGCGCTCGGGGACGCGGCTCTGCCGGGCTCCGCTCCGGACCGGCGCACATCCCGCTGGGCCGAGCCGCCGGCTGTGCGCAACGCCCGGGAAAACGTCTCTCGCTTCCGGCACGTGGAACTCGTAATTAGGCAACCGGCCTGGAGCAATGACCAGTcctggaaaggaaaatctgaTTTGCATCTGGGGCCGGGGCCTGACGTCAGCCGGAGCAGGAAGCAGCGCTCGGAGCCTGCCGGGGATCGCTGCCTGGGTCGCGGGCTCTTTCCGCGGCAGCGACCCCGCCTGCCGGGCTGCGACAGGCTGCGAGGGCAGCCCCCGGAGAAGAGAAGTCTCTGGGGGAACAGAGGAGAGGCCGGAGAGCTGCCCGTGCCGCGGTCCGTGCCCGGCGCGCAGCATGCGCTGCTGATGGCCGCGGCGGGGACCAAGGGCTGTccggaccgggaccgggaccgggaccgcgCGGCcatggccctgcagcagccGCCCCTCGCCCCCcgggcgggcccggccccggcgctcTACATCCACAGCATGCCCGCCTGGGTGCTGGAGGACTTCTGCCAGAAGATGGACTGCCTGAGCGACTACGACTGGATGCGATTCG CCTCCTATGTGATCACTGATCAAACAGAGCTACGGAAAATCAAGTGCATGGAGAAGACAGGGATCAGCATCACAAGGGAGCTCATGTGGTGGTGGGGAGTGAGGCTGGCAacagtgcagcagctcctggaccTGCTGCAAGGGCTGCAGCTTTACCGAGCGGCTCAGGTCATCCTGGACT GGACATCAGCCTCTAGCGTCACCAGCCCTGAGAAAGAAGAGCCAGAGCCAGGCAAACAGATAATATCCGTACCTCCCACAGAAGGCAAAAGGAGAGACAAAGAAAATGCCATAAGTCTGTTGCCATCCCCAGGCTCCTCACACCTGGGAGCAGTCCCATCAGGCA TTTCAGGTGTTGTTTCTGAAGGAGCCTTAtactccctccctgctccaccacctcccccGAGAGACCTTTTGAATTCCCTACAGTCCAATCCTCCTGTTCTATCAAGTGTGAAG CAGGAGACGATGGCTGATCTCCCTAGCGGGAGTCTCCTGTGGACCCAGAAGGAAATTGCTAATGCCACCAACAGTTTCAGTGACAAGAACAGAATCTGTGAAGGTACTTTTGCAGATGTCTACAAAGGTCAGAGGAACAACATGGTGTTTGTCATCAAAAGACTCAAAGAG ctggAATGCACAAGCCCAGATTCCACCCAGAGGTTCTTTCATACAGAAGTGCAGATTTGCTTTCG GTGTTGTCACATAAAcattctgcagctgctggggttcTCGGTGGAAACTGGATCGCACTGTCTGATATATCCATACTTGCCCAATGGCTCCCTGCAAAACAAGCTTCAGTGCCAC GATGATTCTGCTCCACTAACCTGGGAGATGCGAATTAGCATTTCTTTAGGAGTTGTCAGAGCAGTGGAGTATTTGCATAATTTTGGAATTCTTCATGGGAATATCAAGAG CTCAAATGTCTTGTTGGATGAAAACTTTACACCAAAGCTTGGGCATTCTGGACTGCGGCTGCATTCTTCTgataaaaaatcagaatatgCCGTGATGAAAACCAAAGTCCTACAGGCTTCTCTTACTTACTTGCCAGAAGATTTTGTCAGACATGGGCAGTTAACAGAAAAAGTGGATATATTCAGCTGTGGTGTG GTCTTAGCAGAGATACTGACTGGGATTAAGGCACTGGATGAAGACAGACACCCGATTTACCTG AAAGATATGATTGCCGATGAAAttcaaacagcaaaagaaagctcAGACTCCAAAgtaaaaaatttggaaaaactGGCTGCCAAGGAAATCTGCTGCAAATACCTAGACAGAAAAGCAGGACACTTGCTGGAAGAGGTGGCTGTTGATTTTGCATCAGCCATCTGCCTTTGCCTGAGAAAGAAGAATTCAAACATAGTAGag GTACGTGAAATTATGGAAATggctgaaaacaaattaaaagagCATTACATCTGTGGAAGCAGCACTTCTGGATTCTCCATGAACACTCCAGAAGAAACTGATGATGAGACAGCCAGTGTGAGCATGGATGTGCTTTCTGCAGTGGGGAATAAAGAGGAGAGCACCCAGGCAGCAGTCGTGAGCAGTGGCAGCCCCTGCGCGCCTTCCGTGGGAGCTGTGCCACCCGACACCTACATGTCTCGGGTCCCTTGTGAATCAGATGAGTCCAGCTGTTTCATATGGAATCCTCCAGAAAAACCCACCGAGGAGTTACCTAGCCACAAGTGTACCAATTCAGAAAAAGTGGCAGGCTGTGATGACAGGGTCACGCAGGGAAAGCCtgcccagggactgcaggagaGAAGCCTGGCATGCGCCAGAGGCGATGGCATCCTGgagacagcagctgctgcacagggcaccTGTCCGCAGGGAAACACAGAGCTGGACTCTTCATGTGCTCCACAAG cctTAGCCAGAGAGACATCTTGGAAAATACAGATAAATGATCAAAAAAAGAAGctcatggaaaatattttgctgtatGAAGAGGACAAATTAAACAGTTCTGAACTATTTGAATCATAA
- the IRAK2 gene encoding interleukin-1 receptor-associated kinase-like 2 isoform X3, protein MGCLSRCPAERPSTLLCLQPLSRATRAPGAAAGGALGDAALPGSAPDRRTSRWAEPPAVRNARENVSRFRHVELVIRQPAWSNDQSWKGKSDLHLGPGPDVSRSRKQRSEPAGDRCLGRGLFPRQRPRLPGCDRLRGQPPEKRSLWGNRGEAGELPVPRSVPGAQHALLMAAAGTKGCPDRDRDRDRAAMALQQPPLAPRAGPAPALYIHSMPAWVLEDFCQKMDCLSDYDWMRFASYVITDQTELRKIKCMEKTGISITRELMWWWGVRLATVQQLLDLLQGLQLYRAAQVILDWTSASSVTSPEKEEPEPGKQIISVPPTEGKRRDKENAISLLPSPGSSHLGAVPSGISGVVSEGALYSLPAPPPPPRDLLNSLQSNPPVLSSVKETMADLPSGSLLWTQKEIANATNSFSDKNRICEGTFADVYKGQRNNMVFVIKRLKELECTSPDSTQRFFHTEVQICFRCCHINILQLLGFSVETGSHCLIYPYLPNGSLQNKLQCHDDSAPLTWEMRISISLGVVRAVEYLHNFGILHGNIKSSNVLLDENFTPKLGHSGLRLHSSDKKSEYAVMKTKVLQASLTYLPEDFVRHGQLTEKVDIFSCGVVLAEILTGIKALDEDRHPIYLKDMIADEIQTAKESSDSKVKNLEKLAAKEICCKYLDRKAGHLLEEVAVDFASAICLCLRKKNSNIVEVREIMEMAENKLKEHYICGSSTSGFSMNTPEETDDETASVSMDVLSAVGNKEESTQAAVVSSGSPCAPSVGAVPPDTYMSRVPCESDESSCFIWNPPEKPTEELPSHKCTNSEKVAGCDDRVTQGKPAQGLQERSLACARGDGILETAAAAQGTCPQGNTELDSSCAPQALARETSWKIQINDQKKKLMENILLYEEDKLNSSELFES, encoded by the exons ATGGGATGCCTGTCTCGCTGCCCAGCGGAACGGCCCAGCACGCTGCTGTGTTTACAGCCGCTCTCCAGGGCCACCCGGGCTCCCGGAGCAGCCGCGGGCGGAGCGCTCGGGGACGCGGCTCTGCCGGGCTCCGCTCCGGACCGGCGCACATCCCGCTGGGCCGAGCCGCCGGCTGTGCGCAACGCCCGGGAAAACGTCTCTCGCTTCCGGCACGTGGAACTCGTAATTAGGCAACCGGCCTGGAGCAATGACCAGTcctggaaaggaaaatctgaTTTGCATCTGGGGCCGGGGCCTGACGTCAGCCGGAGCAGGAAGCAGCGCTCGGAGCCTGCCGGGGATCGCTGCCTGGGTCGCGGGCTCTTTCCGCGGCAGCGACCCCGCCTGCCGGGCTGCGACAGGCTGCGAGGGCAGCCCCCGGAGAAGAGAAGTCTCTGGGGGAACAGAGGAGAGGCCGGAGAGCTGCCCGTGCCGCGGTCCGTGCCCGGCGCGCAGCATGCGCTGCTGATGGCCGCGGCGGGGACCAAGGGCTGTccggaccgggaccgggaccgggaccgcgCGGCcatggccctgcagcagccGCCCCTCGCCCCCcgggcgggcccggccccggcgctcTACATCCACAGCATGCCCGCCTGGGTGCTGGAGGACTTCTGCCAGAAGATGGACTGCCTGAGCGACTACGACTGGATGCGATTCG CCTCCTATGTGATCACTGATCAAACAGAGCTACGGAAAATCAAGTGCATGGAGAAGACAGGGATCAGCATCACAAGGGAGCTCATGTGGTGGTGGGGAGTGAGGCTGGCAacagtgcagcagctcctggaccTGCTGCAAGGGCTGCAGCTTTACCGAGCGGCTCAGGTCATCCTGGACT GGACATCAGCCTCTAGCGTCACCAGCCCTGAGAAAGAAGAGCCAGAGCCAGGCAAACAGATAATATCCGTACCTCCCACAGAAGGCAAAAGGAGAGACAAAGAAAATGCCATAAGTCTGTTGCCATCCCCAGGCTCCTCACACCTGGGAGCAGTCCCATCAGGCA TTTCAGGTGTTGTTTCTGAAGGAGCCTTAtactccctccctgctccaccacctcccccGAGAGACCTTTTGAATTCCCTACAGTCCAATCCTCCTGTTCTATCAAGTGTGAAG GAGACGATGGCTGATCTCCCTAGCGGGAGTCTCCTGTGGACCCAGAAGGAAATTGCTAATGCCACCAACAGTTTCAGTGACAAGAACAGAATCTGTGAAGGTACTTTTGCAGATGTCTACAAAGGTCAGAGGAACAACATGGTGTTTGTCATCAAAAGACTCAAAGAG ctggAATGCACAAGCCCAGATTCCACCCAGAGGTTCTTTCATACAGAAGTGCAGATTTGCTTTCG GTGTTGTCACATAAAcattctgcagctgctggggttcTCGGTGGAAACTGGATCGCACTGTCTGATATATCCATACTTGCCCAATGGCTCCCTGCAAAACAAGCTTCAGTGCCAC GATGATTCTGCTCCACTAACCTGGGAGATGCGAATTAGCATTTCTTTAGGAGTTGTCAGAGCAGTGGAGTATTTGCATAATTTTGGAATTCTTCATGGGAATATCAAGAG CTCAAATGTCTTGTTGGATGAAAACTTTACACCAAAGCTTGGGCATTCTGGACTGCGGCTGCATTCTTCTgataaaaaatcagaatatgCCGTGATGAAAACCAAAGTCCTACAGGCTTCTCTTACTTACTTGCCAGAAGATTTTGTCAGACATGGGCAGTTAACAGAAAAAGTGGATATATTCAGCTGTGGTGTG GTCTTAGCAGAGATACTGACTGGGATTAAGGCACTGGATGAAGACAGACACCCGATTTACCTG AAAGATATGATTGCCGATGAAAttcaaacagcaaaagaaagctcAGACTCCAAAgtaaaaaatttggaaaaactGGCTGCCAAGGAAATCTGCTGCAAATACCTAGACAGAAAAGCAGGACACTTGCTGGAAGAGGTGGCTGTTGATTTTGCATCAGCCATCTGCCTTTGCCTGAGAAAGAAGAATTCAAACATAGTAGag GTACGTGAAATTATGGAAATggctgaaaacaaattaaaagagCATTACATCTGTGGAAGCAGCACTTCTGGATTCTCCATGAACACTCCAGAAGAAACTGATGATGAGACAGCCAGTGTGAGCATGGATGTGCTTTCTGCAGTGGGGAATAAAGAGGAGAGCACCCAGGCAGCAGTCGTGAGCAGTGGCAGCCCCTGCGCGCCTTCCGTGGGAGCTGTGCCACCCGACACCTACATGTCTCGGGTCCCTTGTGAATCAGATGAGTCCAGCTGTTTCATATGGAATCCTCCAGAAAAACCCACCGAGGAGTTACCTAGCCACAAGTGTACCAATTCAGAAAAAGTGGCAGGCTGTGATGACAGGGTCACGCAGGGAAAGCCtgcccagggactgcaggagaGAAGCCTGGCATGCGCCAGAGGCGATGGCATCCTGgagacagcagctgctgcacagggcaccTGTCCGCAGGGAAACACAGAGCTGGACTCTTCATGTGCTCCACAAG cctTAGCCAGAGAGACATCTTGGAAAATACAGATAAATGATCAAAAAAAGAAGctcatggaaaatattttgctgtatGAAGAGGACAAATTAAACAGTTCTGAACTATTTGAATCATAA
- the IRAK2 gene encoding interleukin-1 receptor-associated kinase-like 2 isoform X4, with protein MGCLSRCPAERPSTLLCLQPLSRATRAPGAAAGGALGDAALPGSAPDRRTSRWAEPPAVRNARENVSRFRHVELVIRQPAWSNDQSWKGKSDLHLGPGPDVSRSRKQRSEPAGDRCLGRGLFPRQRPRLPGCDRLRGQPPEKRSLWGNRGEAGELPVPRSVPGAQHALLMAAAGTKGCPDRDRDRDRAAMALQQPPLAPRAGPAPALYIHSMPAWVLEDFCQKMDCLSDYDWMRFGTSASSVTSPEKEEPEPGKQIISVPPTEGKRRDKENAISLLPSPGSSHLGAVPSGISGVVSEGALYSLPAPPPPPRDLLNSLQSNPPVLSSVKPCSSSTPQQETMADLPSGSLLWTQKEIANATNSFSDKNRICEGTFADVYKGQRNNMVFVIKRLKELECTSPDSTQRFFHTEVQICFRCCHINILQLLGFSVETGSHCLIYPYLPNGSLQNKLQCHDDSAPLTWEMRISISLGVVRAVEYLHNFGILHGNIKSSNVLLDENFTPKLGHSGLRLHSSDKKSEYAVMKTKVLQASLTYLPEDFVRHGQLTEKVDIFSCGVVLAEILTGIKALDEDRHPIYLKDMIADEIQTAKESSDSKVKNLEKLAAKEICCKYLDRKAGHLLEEVAVDFASAICLCLRKKNSNIVEVREIMEMAENKLKEHYICGSSTSGFSMNTPEETDDETASVSMDVLSAVGNKEESTQAAVVSSGSPCAPSVGAVPPDTYMSRVPCESDESSCFIWNPPEKPTEELPSHKCTNSEKVAGCDDRVTQGKPAQGLQERSLACARGDGILETAAAAQGTCPQGNTELDSSCAPQALARETSWKIQINDQKKKLMENILLYEEDKLNSSELFES; from the exons ATGGGATGCCTGTCTCGCTGCCCAGCGGAACGGCCCAGCACGCTGCTGTGTTTACAGCCGCTCTCCAGGGCCACCCGGGCTCCCGGAGCAGCCGCGGGCGGAGCGCTCGGGGACGCGGCTCTGCCGGGCTCCGCTCCGGACCGGCGCACATCCCGCTGGGCCGAGCCGCCGGCTGTGCGCAACGCCCGGGAAAACGTCTCTCGCTTCCGGCACGTGGAACTCGTAATTAGGCAACCGGCCTGGAGCAATGACCAGTcctggaaaggaaaatctgaTTTGCATCTGGGGCCGGGGCCTGACGTCAGCCGGAGCAGGAAGCAGCGCTCGGAGCCTGCCGGGGATCGCTGCCTGGGTCGCGGGCTCTTTCCGCGGCAGCGACCCCGCCTGCCGGGCTGCGACAGGCTGCGAGGGCAGCCCCCGGAGAAGAGAAGTCTCTGGGGGAACAGAGGAGAGGCCGGAGAGCTGCCCGTGCCGCGGTCCGTGCCCGGCGCGCAGCATGCGCTGCTGATGGCCGCGGCGGGGACCAAGGGCTGTccggaccgggaccgggaccgggaccgcgCGGCcatggccctgcagcagccGCCCCTCGCCCCCcgggcgggcccggccccggcgctcTACATCCACAGCATGCCCGCCTGGGTGCTGGAGGACTTCTGCCAGAAGATGGACTGCCTGAGCGACTACGACTGGATGCGATTCG GGACATCAGCCTCTAGCGTCACCAGCCCTGAGAAAGAAGAGCCAGAGCCAGGCAAACAGATAATATCCGTACCTCCCACAGAAGGCAAAAGGAGAGACAAAGAAAATGCCATAAGTCTGTTGCCATCCCCAGGCTCCTCACACCTGGGAGCAGTCCCATCAGGCA TTTCAGGTGTTGTTTCTGAAGGAGCCTTAtactccctccctgctccaccacctcccccGAGAGACCTTTTGAATTCCCTACAGTCCAATCCTCCTGTTCTATCAAGTGTGAAG CCCTGCAGCTCTTCTACTCCTCAGCAGGAGACGATGGCTGATCTCCCTAGCGGGAGTCTCCTGTGGACCCAGAAGGAAATTGCTAATGCCACCAACAGTTTCAGTGACAAGAACAGAATCTGTGAAGGTACTTTTGCAGATGTCTACAAAGGTCAGAGGAACAACATGGTGTTTGTCATCAAAAGACTCAAAGAG ctggAATGCACAAGCCCAGATTCCACCCAGAGGTTCTTTCATACAGAAGTGCAGATTTGCTTTCG GTGTTGTCACATAAAcattctgcagctgctggggttcTCGGTGGAAACTGGATCGCACTGTCTGATATATCCATACTTGCCCAATGGCTCCCTGCAAAACAAGCTTCAGTGCCAC GATGATTCTGCTCCACTAACCTGGGAGATGCGAATTAGCATTTCTTTAGGAGTTGTCAGAGCAGTGGAGTATTTGCATAATTTTGGAATTCTTCATGGGAATATCAAGAG CTCAAATGTCTTGTTGGATGAAAACTTTACACCAAAGCTTGGGCATTCTGGACTGCGGCTGCATTCTTCTgataaaaaatcagaatatgCCGTGATGAAAACCAAAGTCCTACAGGCTTCTCTTACTTACTTGCCAGAAGATTTTGTCAGACATGGGCAGTTAACAGAAAAAGTGGATATATTCAGCTGTGGTGTG GTCTTAGCAGAGATACTGACTGGGATTAAGGCACTGGATGAAGACAGACACCCGATTTACCTG AAAGATATGATTGCCGATGAAAttcaaacagcaaaagaaagctcAGACTCCAAAgtaaaaaatttggaaaaactGGCTGCCAAGGAAATCTGCTGCAAATACCTAGACAGAAAAGCAGGACACTTGCTGGAAGAGGTGGCTGTTGATTTTGCATCAGCCATCTGCCTTTGCCTGAGAAAGAAGAATTCAAACATAGTAGag GTACGTGAAATTATGGAAATggctgaaaacaaattaaaagagCATTACATCTGTGGAAGCAGCACTTCTGGATTCTCCATGAACACTCCAGAAGAAACTGATGATGAGACAGCCAGTGTGAGCATGGATGTGCTTTCTGCAGTGGGGAATAAAGAGGAGAGCACCCAGGCAGCAGTCGTGAGCAGTGGCAGCCCCTGCGCGCCTTCCGTGGGAGCTGTGCCACCCGACACCTACATGTCTCGGGTCCCTTGTGAATCAGATGAGTCCAGCTGTTTCATATGGAATCCTCCAGAAAAACCCACCGAGGAGTTACCTAGCCACAAGTGTACCAATTCAGAAAAAGTGGCAGGCTGTGATGACAGGGTCACGCAGGGAAAGCCtgcccagggactgcaggagaGAAGCCTGGCATGCGCCAGAGGCGATGGCATCCTGgagacagcagctgctgcacagggcaccTGTCCGCAGGGAAACACAGAGCTGGACTCTTCATGTGCTCCACAAG cctTAGCCAGAGAGACATCTTGGAAAATACAGATAAATGATCAAAAAAAGAAGctcatggaaaatattttgctgtatGAAGAGGACAAATTAAACAGTTCTGAACTATTTGAATCATAA